From Onychostoma macrolepis isolate SWU-2019 chromosome 05, ASM1243209v1, whole genome shotgun sequence, one genomic window encodes:
- the atf5a gene encoding uncharacterized protein atf5a — MMTMSAPIWKTLLVCPADPLTLSHPQANHSQSEGRRGEGPEENQHLIGDGLSDWMTEEVDFSSYLPTPHSSPSPNASLPPSPLQHDIQVPSDLEVMTSLLQEELAQLEDYFLSDPLPEKASKLGKCDKGPTAVGPPSYYQLPYSSYSTSNQSESSPLLVTLATGELDLLSFCGGPIGRTKIPRHAPYSCSRPNSNVCSRKRVSDGVRVGDSYESSIWSSKGNSSGNSAVAPGGSYSCAEDERVVGKGYCLGSAVEIRRCAILPKEEKNCRYTEEAVGASKAGGDGGGYNFSGSIQIPHKKDEMMMYGVREANLSGIGGSAEIEMMSEAKNGASDAKANIPWKTEPNESCFLQSTSQEEAYHSFLGAINDPVKAESVEIHRQHNFHCGFLEGQSPDCLSGDRHGPEMGSPCARGVCVLKEDPCIVKSDLEVPLIEVTHGVRKQKKRDQNKTAAHRYRQRKRAELDSLEEQLHGLEGRNRELRDKAESVEREIQYVKDLLIEVYKARSQRHKQETSA, encoded by the exons ATGATGACAATGTCAGCACCCATTTGGAAGACTCTACTCGTCTGCCCGGCAGACcccctcactctctctcacccACAGGCTAACCACAGCCAATCGGAGGGGCGCAGAGGGGAGGGGCCAGAGGAGAACCAGCACTTAATTG GTGATGGTCTTAGTGACTGGATGACGGAAGAAGTAGATTTCTCCTCTTACCTCCCAACCCCTCACTCCTCTCCCTCCCCCAATGCATCCCTTCCCCCCTCGCCCCTCCAGCATGACATCCAGGTGCCCTCAGATTTGGAGGTCATGACCTCTCTGCTGCAAGAGGAGCTTGCTCAGCTGGAGGATTACTTCCTGTCTGACCCACTCCCAGAAAAAGCCTCCAAACTGGGCAAATGCGACAAGGGTCCAACAGCGGTCGGTCCACCGTCGTATTACCAGTTGCCCTACTCATCATATTCTACTTCCAACCAATCCGAATCCAGCCCTCTACTTGTTACCCTGGCAACTGGGGAACTTGACTTGCTGAGCTTTTGTGGGGGTCCCATTGGCCGTACCAAGATTCCTAGACATGCCCCTTACAGTTGCAGCCGCCCTAACAGCAACGTCTGCAGCCGCAAGAGAGTTTCCGATGGGGTGAGGGTGGGTGACAGCTACGAGAGTAGCATCTGGAGTTCCAAAGGAAATTCCTCAGGTAACTCAGCTGTTGCACCTGGTGGGAGCTACAGCTGTGCTGAAGATGAGCGGGTGGTAGGCAAAGGCTACTGCCTAGGCAGTGCAGTGGAGATCAGGAGGTGCGCCATTTTACCCAAAGAGGAGAAGAACTGCCGCTACACGGAAGAGGCCGTCGGTGCGAGCAAGGCCGGTGGCGACGGCGGTGGGTACAACTTTAGCGGATCCATTCAAATTCCCCACAAGAAAGACGAAATGATGATGTACGGCGTCAGAGAAGCCAATTTAAGCGGCATAGGAGGAAGTGCGGAGATAGAGATGATGAGCGAAGCCAAGAATGGTGCTAGCGATGCGAAGGCCAACATCCCCTGGAAGACGGAACCCAACGAAAGCTGTTTCCTCCAAAGTACATCCCAAGAAGAGGCCTACCACAGCTTCCTTGGGGCCATCAATGACCCAGTGAAGGCGGAGAGCGTAGAGATCCACCGGCAACATAACTTCCACTGTGGCTTTCTCGAAGGCCAAAGCCCCGACTGCCTGAGCGGTGACCGCCACGGACCTGAAATGGGGTCCCCGTGTGCCAGAGGAGTCTGCGTGCTGAAAGAAGACCCCTGCATTGTGAAATCAGACCTCGAGGTGCCACTAATCGAAGTGACCCATGGTGTACGCAAACAGAAGAAGAGAGACCAGAACAAGACTGCAGCTCACAG GTATCGCCAAAGGAAGCGAGCAGAGTTGGACTCGTTGGAGGAACAGCTTCATGGTCTGGAGGGCAGAAACCGTGAGCTACGGGACAAGGCAGAATCGGTGGAACGAGAGATCCAGTACGTGAAAGACCTCTTGATTGAGGTGTACAAGGCCCGCAGCCAACGTCACAAACAGGAAACCAGCGCCTGA